ggttgttgttgttgttgtttgtttgttgttgtttgtgagtTCTCTCTCTGAGACATGTTGACGCTTCGCTGTCGTAAACGTTTTTCTCGTATGTCAAAACGAAGAGGAGCTGCTTCATGAGAGGAAGACGAGTTTGTTAtcccactcttcttcttcttctgattaGATGTATTGTTTATATTTGCTCTTCGTCACTAGACCATCCATcacccgaggaggaggaggaggaggtgggggggcttTATTGAAATTGGGGGGTTGGGAAGGTGCTGCTATGATTTGATTCTCTttaaaggggagggggaggggaggtgctttaggggggaggggctgtagGGGGGGCTGTCAAAGCCGATGGggtatattttatgttttatggtTACGGGGGGACGCATAAATCACTGTTTCATGAAACGGCTTCAGTCTcagaggcccctcccccccctctctccccccaccaggacatccctcttcctctctcctccatcgtTCCTTACTTTGTCCTCCATCTTTACTGTCTCCtacttctttctctccctctctcctcctctcctctcttcctctctctctcctccgttctcctcctctcttcctctctctctcctccgttctcctcctctctctctctctctactccgttctcctcctctcttcctctctctctcctccattctcctcctctcttcctctccctctactccgttctcctcctctccctctctctctcctccgtcctcctcctctcttcctctctctctctccctcgtgctcctctcatctctccatgAGCTGCCATCGACTCATCCTGGGTGCTCGACAGCCGTGACgcaaagaggtcaaaggtcgtcaacaacaacaacaacaaggagtcgaggaggaaggaaagaaaccGATTAAGCAGaaactgttttatttaaataaatagaagaagaatCACGAACAAGACGTTATGGATTATTAATATTAACTTATTAAAACAACACGACATcttcaacttaaaaaaatactatataataaaaatgaggaaataaaaagaggctcagaatatatatattacaatctGTTAGTTACTGTTAGATGTGTttgttcataataataataataataaaagctaCATTAGTTTGAATCTGATTCATACGACACACATTTAACTCAAaaggttaaaaacaacaattaaaacGTGTTAAAACGAAATGTCACTGTTTTGTTTCACATATAAATAACATTTCATTATAAACACACAACCCTGTACTTCTGTACTTGTGAGGACCCCAATACGTTCCTGGTTGATCTTAAATCGTTTAATATCTCAACACTTTGCTCTGAGGCCAGATACTAATATTATATCAGTAATTAAAGTAAGTCTAAAAACACTGGTCCCCACAAGGATACAcgtgcaaatacacacacacacaaccctgtaCTTCTATACTTGTGAGGACCCTAATACGTTCCTTGGCCCCGAACCATCGCAGCCAAACCGGGCAGTATTATCCtaaatgttttaatatctgATACATATGCCAAACCTTTACTCTGAGAATATGTACTAGTATTATATCAGTAATAAAAGTAAAGTTATGAATTAGACAAGTCTAAAACCACTGGTCCCCACAAGGATAcaagtacaaacacacacacacgatggttTCACACGACTACATTTACAGACGTGcagaatgattttttaaaattgacaAACGTCACGAAATAATGTGCACAACtcaaaaatgattttaaaaattcCGATACAtcggaaggggcggggcttaacctCTCAAAGCTTAAAGATCAAACCCAAAGTCGTGTCTGCAGCAGTCGTTGAACAGAGATTATATTTCACCAGCGCAGGTCCTCCTGCagcgggaggaggaagaggaggaggaggaagaggaggaggaggaagaagaggaggtcggCTTCGTTGACTTTATGTTTCCAGGTTTCTGTCTTGTGTTACTGAAAAAACACCGAAATGTCCGTTTCTCAGTGAGCGAatccctccagtgtgtgtgtgcctctctatcttggtgtgtgtgtgtgtgtgtgtgcgttacatCCTCAGCGCTACACACACTCCTTGCAGCCACACTCCACAGGCTTCTCCACATCCTGCGTGAACGAGGTCCCGTCGTCGCATTCGAACGAGAGCCGCCGGCGCCGGACCCTCAGGGGAGCGCAGCaggaagcggcggcggcggcgtccggCTCGGCGAGCGCCCGGCACCGACCGCGACATTCAACCCACGAGAACGGCTTGGACGTCTGGCAGAGGACGACACCGCGCTGCACGCGGTGGACGTCTCTCACCGGCTCACCGAGACACGGGGACTCtgtggacgggggggggggggggggcggatttagtctatgctgcatgtgttaaagctgcattctctctcctgaccaccagggggcgactcctctggttgtatagaagtctatgcttcatgtgttaaagctgcattctctctactgaccaccagggggctcctctggttgtatagaagtctatgcttcatgtgttgaagctgcattctctctactgaccaccagggggcgactcctctggttgtatagaagtctatgcttcatgtgttgaagctgcattctctctcctgaccaccagggggctcctctggttgtatagaagtctatgcttcatgtgttaaagctgcattctctctcctgaccaccagggggctcctctggttgtatataagtatatatagtgactctacttctcttgatgtattccctcagtaaacattgtaaacatgagttcatgtctcagtcttcaagtcttcttctatacagcatgatgtcatcatttagtacatgatgGTTGTATAGAGTCACACAGACTatcagggggcgctttaggggcggggctaccgggTGATTGGCAGGTCGCCCCTCACCTATGTCACAGCTCTCCCCGGTGAATCCCGGCTCGCAGACGCAGCGCTCCTCTCCGTCCTCCGCCTGCTGGCAGCGACCACGCAGACACGGCGCCCCCCGCTGGCAGGAGCCCtccggcgccccctgctggtcgcaCAGCGCGCCGCGGTATCCCTCCGCGCAGTCGCAGCGGTACGTCCGCGCGTCCAGCGCCACGCACACGCCGCTCGCACACctggcgaggaagaggagcaccgGCGTGAAGGCGTGAAGCCAACGGGGGAAAGTGAGTTAGATTACCGGGACACGCTCACTTGCTGCCGTCGCACGGCTCCACGCCGGTCGCCGCGGTGACCACGTCCGCTCCGCTCAGGCCTGCCGCCATTGGCTGGTCACAGTGTTGTCCCGCCCACCCCGACTGGCAGTGACACCGAGGCCCCTGAGAGACAACGTCACTCAATAAATACTTTATAACAGAAGTGATAGTTTAAAACCATAAAtacaactcctctggttgtatagaagtctattcttcatgtgttaaagctgcattctctctcctgaccaccagggggcgactcctctggttgtatagaagcccatGAGGATAGCCTACCTGCGCGGCGTTGGGCTGGCACACGCCGTGCCGGCAGTGCAGCTCGCGGCAGGCCCGGCAGCCCGGCTCCACCCCCGGCTCCATGCGCCCGCGGGTGAAGTCCTGCAGCTCGTGGTTGATGTAGAGGTTCCGGATGCAGCCGTGAAAACTGGACCCGTTGAGGatcggcgaggaggaggagcccggAGCGGCGTCCATCGCCGCCTCGGGCATACCTGGTGGAGACGGGCGGTTACCACGGGAACCGATCCGGAGGCGGAGATGTTTGGCGCGTTGTTTACCTCCGACGTAGAGCGGCGCGTCGCCCGCCGCCGGCCGGCGCCGCGCCCGGCTGTCCAGGCTGACCGGCTCGCCGCCGTCCACAGACAGGTTCACCATCCGGTTGAAGGTCACCAGCTCCACCGTGTGGAAGCGCCCGTCGTTCACCGTCTCCGAGCTGCAACGACAGTCTTCTTCAACGCGGCGTGATGATGGTCAGCTTTAGGGGCCCTCTTGGACTTAGCTCCGCCCTCTTGGACCTAGCTCCACCCTTTTGGACTTAGCTCCTCCCTTTTGGATTTAGCTCCGCCCTCTTGGACCTAGCTCCGCCCTCTTGTCACTTCTGGTTTCATAAGGTCAAAACACCAAACTGGAGGCTTCAAACTGTCCACCAATGGGAGACGTTGAGACTCATCCTAGTTATCATGTGACTTGTGTTcttgtttcctgtgtgtgtgtgtgtgtgcttgtgtgtgtgtgtgtgcgcgtgtgctcgtgtgtgtgtgtctgtgtgtgtgtgtgtgtgtgtgtgtgtgtgtgtgtgttcctgtgtgtgtgtgcgtgtgtgtgtgtgtgtgtgtgtgtgtgtgtgtgtgtgtgtgtgtgtgtgtgtgtgtgtgtgtgtgtgtgtgcgtgtgtgtgtgtgtgttcctgtgtgtgtgtgtgtgtgtgcgtgtgcgtgtgtgtgtacctgtagatGGCGGTGGCGGGCTGGTTACCGGGGTCATACGTGACCCTGACGTGACCCTGATGGAGCTCAACAGCGATTGGCTCGTCGTCTCCGTTGTAGAGCAAGATGCCGTTGTCCTCCGCTGTggacacctgacacacacacacacacacacacacagacacgcgcacacacattaGGACACACCAAtcggaaaatgtgtgtgtgtatatatgtgaatgtgtgtgtgtgtatgtatatatgtatgtatgtgtgtatagatatatatgtatgtgtgtgggtgtatgtgtgtgtgtgtgtgtatgtatgtgtgtgtgtatatgtgtataaatgtgtgtgtgtacatgtgtataagtgtgtgtgtgtgtatacatgtgtgtgtgtgtgtgtatatgtgtataaatgtgtgtgtgtgtgtgtgtatatgtgtatatgtgtataaatgtgtgtgtgtgtatatgtgtgtgtgtgtgtgtgtgtatatgtgtgtgtgtgtgtgtgtgtgtgtgtgtgtatatgtgtatatgtgtgtgtgtgtgtgtatatgtgtgtgtgtgtgtgtgtgtgtgtgtgtgtgtgtgtgtgtgtgtatatgtgcgtgtgcgtgtgtgtgtctgtgtgtgtgtgtgtgcctgcagggtGATGTTGGCCTGAGGCCAGCTCCTGACGTCCTCCAGCGTGACGTAGGAGTCCCGGTCCACGAAGTTCAGCCCGACCAGCTTCTCACAGCTCGGGCCCTCGAAGCCCGGaggacactcacacagggccacgcccgccgccgccacgcaGAGGGCGCCACGCTGACACGGGGACGGACGGCACGGggacggggcggggggggccACCTCGCAGAGAAcgccactggaggaggaggaggaggaggaggaagaagaagaagaaaagaaaaaaaagataagttAAAGCTTGTCCTCTCAGTGGCCCCTGTCCTCTCAGGGGCCCCTGTCCCCTCAGCGGCCCCTGTCCTCTCAGTGGCCCATGTCCCCTCAGTGGCCCCTGTCCCCTCAGTGGCCCCTGTCCTCTCAGTGGCCCCTGTCACCTTAGTGGCCCCTGTCCTCTCAGTGGCCCCTGTCCCCTCAGTGGCCCCTGTCCTCTCAGTGGCCCCTGTTCCCTCAGTGGCCCCTGTCCCCTCAGTGGCCTCTGTCCCCTTAGTGGCCCCTGTCCTCTCAGTGGCCCCTGTCCCCTCAGTGGCCCCTGTCCTCTCAGTGGCCCCTGTCACCTTAGTGGCCCCTGTCCTCTCAGTGGCCCCTGTCCCCTCAGTGGCCCCTGTCCTCTCAGTGGCCCCTGTCCCCTCAGTGGCCCCTGTCCTCTCAGTGGCCCCTGTCCCCTCAGTGGCCCCTGTCCCCTTAGTGGCCCCTGTCCTCTCAGTGGCCCCTGTCCCCTCAGTGGCCCCTGTCCTCTCAGTGGCCCCTGTCCCCTCAGTGGCCCCTGTCCTCTCAGTGGCCCCTGTCCCCTCAGTGGCCCCTGTCCCCTCAGTGGCCCCTGTCCCTCAGTGGCCCCTGTCCCTCAGTGGCCCCTGTCCTCTCAGTGGCCCCTGTCCCTCAGTGGCCCCTGTCCCTCAGTGGCCCCTGTCCCTCAGTGGCCCCTGTCCCTCAGTGGCCCCTGTCCTCTCAGTGGCCCCTGTCCTCTCAGTGGCCCCTGTCCCCTTAGTGGCCCCTGTCCTCTCAGTGGCCCCTGTCCCCTCAGTGGCCCCTGTCCTCTCAGTGGCCCCTGTGGCCCCTGTCCCTCAGTGGCCCTGTCACTCAGTGGCCCCTGTCCCCTCAGGCCCCCTGTCCTCTCAAGAGGCAGCGGTACCCGTCCAGCTGGTCTGTGCACTGAGCTCCGTTCTGACAGCGATGATCCAGACACTCATCGTAGTCCAGACTGCAGTCTGGCCCCACCCagcctgggacacacacacacctacacacacacacacgcacacacacacacacacgcacacacgcacacacacacacacacacacacacacgcacacacacacgcacacacacacacacacacacgcacacacacacacacacacacgcacacacacacacacacacacacacacacacacacgcacacacacacacacacacacacacacacgcgcacacacacacacacacacgcacacacacacacacacacacacacacacacacacacgcacacacacgcacacacacacacacacacgacacacacacacacacacacacacacacacgcacacacacacacacacacacacgagcacacacacacacacacacacacacacacacgcacacacacacacacacacacacacacacacacacacacacacacacacgcacacacacacacacacacacacacacacacacacacacacacacacacacacacacacacacacacgagcacacacacacggtgtaggaTTTTGGGGGAGTTGATAAAGACCTCTGTGATCAAAAACTTTGCTGAGCCTGATAgtgataaagtgtgtgtgtgtgtgtgtgtgtgtgtagatgtgtgtgtgtgtgtgtgtgtgtgtgtgtgtgtgtgtgtgtgtgtgtgtgtgtgtgtgtgtgtgtgtgtcgtcaccTGGAGCCGGTCGGAGTGCTGACGCAGGTGGACTGATGCTGACAGCGGTTTCTACCTGGAGAACAcgacccctcctcttcctcacagagCAGgcctgagagagggagagagagagggagagagagagagagggagagagagagggggggagagagtcaTGCTCTGCTCCCTggacagtgacctttgacctctccaggCTCACCTGTGTAGTTGGGGCCACAGGTGCAGGTGTAGTTGCCCACGTCGTCCACACAGGTGGCTCCGTTCTCACAGCCGTGGTCCTGACAGTCGTCAACGTTCCCCTCGCAGAACGTCCCGTGGAACCCGAACGCACACGCACAgctggacgacaacaacaacaacaacaacatgtcctcatgttaGGGACACCTCTGGGATGAAGGTCCATGACATGTTGatggtgtgtctctctgtgtgtgtgtgtgtctctgtgtgtgtgtgtgtgtgtgtgtgtgtctgtgtgtgtgtgtgtgtgtgtgtgtgtgtgtgtgtgtgtgtgtgtgtgtgtgtgtgtgtgtgtgtgtgtgtgtgtgtgtgtgtgtgtgtatgtgtgtgtgtatgtgtgtgtgtgtgtgtgtgtgtgtgtgtgtgtatgtgtgtgtatgtgtgtgtgtgtgtgtgtgtgtgtgtgtgtatgtgtgtgtgtgtgtgtatgtgtgtgtgtatgtgtgtatgtgtgtgtgtgtgtgtgtgtgtgtcacctgaaTCCTCCCGTTTGCTCCTCACTGATACAAACTCCTTCGTTGGTGCACGGATTACTGAGACACGCGTCTACTGGAGCCTCACAGTGCTgaccctgaaacacacacacacagacatacacagacacacacacacatacacacacacacacagacactgatgAGATTATCATCAGAAAGATTTGAGACGACTACACACAAACACGACGTCAGGTTTGTAAACAGATTTTTGacagggaaacacacacacacgcacacacacacacacgcgcacacacgtcGTACCGTGAAGCCGGCCTTGCAGGTGCAGGTGTACAGCTCCGTGTCGTGGACCTGACACACACCCTGGTTCTGACAGGGAGACGACACACATGGACTACACTTAGCCTGGACTGAGGGCTCCACTGGacctgtggacacacacacacacacacagagacacacacacacagagacacacacacaccacacacattaGGAGAGGTGGGTTTGATTGGCAGCTTTAGTTTATTTCTCATCGTGGCCTCCTGATGAAACGAGGAACCTCCTCGTTCACATGGGAGCGTTATGTCATCAGCCTATGAACTGATAATCTGCCCGGCGACAACGTTGTTTTTTCCAACTGTAAAATattcttttttgtttctttaaagaagAGAATTTTCTAAATCTTGACTGTTAAAATATACAAGGAACTGTACTctcaattatataaatatatatgtatatatctatatatctatgtatatatctatatatttgctgtaatttcccgcttgcgggatcaataaagtatacatctatctatctatcatctatttatagatatataaaatcCACATCTGATAACTTTGACCTAACGTTCTTTTAAACTCTCAAAACTTTTAAACGTAATAAGAAATCCACGTGTAAAAATTCGAAATAATTTTTCTGAAattatgtaaataaaataatattttatttcttacaCACCAGCTGAACGAGTTTATATCATCTGTATAAATATTCCCTTTATTCCCTCTGCAGCCAGACGGTGGACCGGGTCCCTCTGACCTtgtgcttcctgtgtgtgtgtgtctctgtgtgtgtgtgtgtgtgtgtgtctgtgtgtgtgtctctgtgtgtgtgtgtgtgtgtgtgtgtagccagaCGATGGCCCGGGTCCCTCTGATCTCGTGTTCTTATCCCACTTCAACGCAACACGTGAAGGTCCAGAGTTCAACTCGCACGGCTCCGAGGCTCCGAGGCCTCGCAGCTGCAGACGGCGCCGGCTGCCGGCTGCGTGGGCGCGAACGCAGCCGAGGTCACGAGGACTAGAAAAGATCTTCTTTGGAATATAAGACGGGAGGTTTGCTCTCTCGGATCATTTTCCAGAAGCACGCGGGAATAAAAACCAGCCGGCCGACCGCGACGTGCTGCAGGTGCCGAGTCACGGGGAGTTGGACAGCTCTTTAATAACAAgttaattatttaatataatatatatattatattatatatatttaataaaatataaataatataatataaataacacgttaataaatatttaatataatttagaGGGATAAAATGTTCAGAAATGATCCAAAACTAAAGTAACGAAGACGAGGatgttctgtgtgtctgtgtgtgtctctgtgtgtgtgtctctgtgtctctgtgtgtgtctccgtgtgtgtgtgtgtgtgtgtaccgtgacACAGGAAGTGGTCAGCAGGTGTGGTGAGCAGCAGCTGTCCCTCTAGTCCTGCAGGTCCAGCACAGCGAGCGATGCCCGGCTCCTTGTAGCCGCTCCTCACCCAATCAGAGAGCCACAGGAGGCGGCAGTCACAGTACAGGGGGTTGGCCCCGATCGCCCTGGGGGGGAGAGTTAGCCCAGtcagctaacacacacacagagacacacacacacacacacacagagacacacacacactcacaggtgaCTCAGGGAGACCACGTCGTTGAAGATGCCGCGCTGCAGCTCTGAGatgtcgttgccatggagagagCTGGAGACGGACAGCAGGAGGTCAGAGCAGaagacgaggtgtgtgtgtgtgtgtgtgtgtgtgtgtgtgtgtgtgtgtgtgtgtgtgtgtgtgtgtgtgtgtgtgtgtgtgtgtgtgtgtgtgtgtgtgtgtgtgtgtgtgtgtgtgtgtgtgtgtgtgtgtgtgtgtgtgtgtgtgtgtgtgtgtgtgtgtgtgtgtgtgtgtgtgtgtgtgagctcacaGCAGCCTCAGAGACCGGAGGCCTCCCAGGGCCAGAGGAGGGATGCAGCGCAGAGAGTTATAGCTGAGGATCCTGAGGAGAGCAACCATCAGGGTGAACacactgctgacacacacacacacacacacacacactgctgacacacacacacacacacacacacactgctgacacacacacactgacacacacacacacacactgacacacacacactgctgacacacacacacttttgaaaGACACActtctttgacacacacacccacaaacttctgacaaacaaaaatgttctatgttatatgtgtgcatgtgtgtgtgtgtgtgtgtgcatgtgtctgtgtgtgtgtgtgtgtgtgtgtgtgtgtgtgtgtgtgtgtgtgtgtgtgtgtgtgtgtgtgtgtgtgtgtgtgtgtgtgtgtgtgtgtgtgtgtgtgtgtactcacaggGTGGTGAGCTGGCTCATGTTGGAGAAGGAGTCATCTGACAGATAGCTGATTTTATTGTTGCTCAGATCTCTGCAGAGGCAAAAAGTCTATTacaatcaatacacacacactcacactcacacacacacacacacatgttcccatGACAACACGTCACAAGCTACTCATCACCAGGATGTGTTTGTGGTTCCTGGGtgcacagcgccccctggtggacgcaTCTGAACACACACTCGGTGTCTCAGCTTTACACTCCGGGGTGTGTGCGTCCatgccagatgtgtgtgtgtagtttttaATTTGTGTCTGAGATCTTTCAGTGttaggggaggaggagcaggaggaggcgcaggaggaggcacaggaggaggagcaggaggcggggTCAGTGTGACTACAGCGAGGGCTTCATCAACTTACACGAGCTGCAGGTATTTGAATGTGGCCAAATCCTttggaacactggtgaactggTTTCCATCCAGATAcctgagggggagggagagagagagagagagagagagagagagagagagagagagagagagagagagagagaggagagagagaggagagagagagggagagagaggagagagagagagaggaaagagagagagagggagagagaggagagagagagagggagagagagggagagagagggaggagagagggagagagagagagagaggagagagagagagagggagagagagagagagggagaggagagagagagggagagagagggagggagagagagagagagagagagagagagagagagaggagagagagggagagagaggggagagagagagagagagaggagacagagagagagaggggagagagagagagagagagagaggagagagagagagagagagagagggagagagagagatagagagagagagggagagagagggggggagagagggagagaggggggagggagagagagagagagagagagaggagagagagggagagaggagagagagagagagagagagaggagagagagagaggagagagagagagagaagagagagagaggagagagagatgagaggagagagagagagggagagaggagagagagggagagaggggggagagagagggagagagagagagagagaggggtggagtGCTTAGTGCCATCAGAGATGTCCGTGGGGTGAACGTGTTCCTGGTTGTCTCCACAGGGCGAGGAGGCGGTTGCCGTGGCGACTCACAGCTCGGTGGCGTTGCGTGGCAACCCTCTGGGCAGCGCCTGCAGCTGCTTGTTGCTGCAGCGGACCACCGTGTCCAGGCAGGAGCAGGGGGCGGGGCACCGGGGCGCCGCGGGGCAGCCGTCGTCCACTGGGGCGCCTGAGGGGAGCGCCGCCGTCAccacgcgtgtgcgtgtgtgtgtgctcgtatgtgtgtgtgtgtgtgtgtgtgtctgtgtgtgcttgtgtgtctgcgtgtgtgcatgtgcgtgtgcgtatgtgtgtgtgtgtgtgtgtgtgtgtgtgtgtgtgtgtgtgcgtgtgtgtatgtgtgtgtgcgtgtgtatgtgtgtgtgtgcgtgtgtgtgtgtgtgtatgtgtgtgtgtgtatgtgtgcgtgtgtgcgtgtgtgtgtgtatgtgtgtgtgtgtgtgtgtgtgtgtgtgtgtgtctgtgtgtgtgtgtgtgtgtgtgtgtgtgtgtgtgtgtgtgtgtgtgtgtgtgtgtatgtgtgtgtgtgtgtgtcgcaccgTCCTGGCAGTCAAGGCAGGTTCCTGGGGGAGGggccagtgtgagtgtgtgt
The nucleotide sequence above comes from Pseudoliparis swirei isolate HS2019 ecotype Mariana Trench chromosome 24, NWPU_hadal_v1, whole genome shotgun sequence. Encoded proteins:
- the slit1b gene encoding slit homolog 1b, which codes for MVKQRRGSAEDGGGWRAAGGARPSGPRGVLAWAVLALAAAAAGRGGVGACPAPCSCLGNTVDCHGLGIHAVPRNIPRGTERLDLNGNNLTVVTKTDFSGLKHLRVLHLMENQISNVERGAFDELKELERLRLNKNRLSQLPELLFQKNKGLSRLDLSENVIQAIPRRAFRGATDLKNLQLDKNHISCIEEGAFRALRALEVLTLNNNNISTIPVSSFNHMPKLRTFRLHSNSLRCDCHLSWLSPWLRQRAPLGLFTQCGAPPALRGLNLAELRKTDFACTGHGGSAFVQPCSLASGSCPAMCSCSNNIVDCRGRGLTAIPAHLPEAMTEIRLEQNGIKSVPPGAFTSYKKLRRIDLSNNQISEIAPDAFHGLRALNSLVLYGNKITELPGGVFDALSSLELLLLNANKIHCIRAAVFKDLENLSLLSLYDNKIQSLAKGTFTALRSIQTLHLAQNPFVCDCGVKWLADFLRSDPIETSGARCASPRRLANKRIAQIKSSKFRCSAKEQYLIPGTEARRVSLQCNSRPSCPPKCRCEANVVDCSNLRLTSFPQELPPSTEELRLNNNDLSVLEATGAFKGLTQLKKINLSNNKISEIEDGAFDGASAAVELHLTANHLEAVRGGMFRGAGGLRMLMLRNNRISCLHNSSFTGLSHVRLLSLYDNKLSSIQPGTFDTLPHLSTLTTHTHTHTHTSTHTRTRVVTAALPSGAPVDDGCPAAPRCPAPCSCLDTVVRCSNKQLQALPRGLPRNATELYLDGNQFTSVPKDLATFKYLQLVDLSNNKISYLSDDSFSNMSQLTTLILSYNSLRCIPPLALGGLRSLRLLSLHGNDISELQRGIFNDVVSLSHLAIGANPLYCDCRLLWLSDWVRSGYKEPGIARCAGPAGLEGQLLLTTPADHFLCHGPVEPSVQAKCSPCVSSPCQNQGVCQVHDTELYTCTCKAGFTGQHCEAPVDACLSNPCTNEGVCISEEQTGGFSCACAFGFHGTFCEGNVDDCQDHGCENGATCVDDVGNYTCTCGPNYTGLLCEEEEGSCSPGRNRCQHQSTCVSTPTGSRCVCVPGWVGPDCSLDYDECLDHRCQNGAQCTDQLDGYRCLSSSSSSGVLCEVAPPAPSPCRPSPCQRGALCVAAAGVALCECPPGFEGPSCEKLVGLNFVDRDSYVTLEDVRSWPQANITLQVSTAEDNGILLYNGDDEPIAVELHQGHVRVTYDPGNQPATAIYSSETVNDGRFHTVELVTFNRMVNLSVDGGEPVSLDSRARRRPAAGDAPLYVGGMPEAAMDAAPGSSSSPILNGSSFHGCIRNLYINHELQDFTRGRMEPGVEPGCRACRELHCRHGVCQPNAAQGPRCHCQSGWAGQHCDQPMAAGLSGADVVTAATGVEPCDGSKCASGVCVALDARTYRCDCAEGYRGALCDQQGAPEGSCQRGAPCLRGRCQQAEDGEERCVCEPGFTGESCDIESPCLGEPVRDVHRVQRGVVLCQTSKPFSWVECRGRCRALAEPDAAAAASCCAPLRVRRRRLSFECDDGTSFTQDVEKPVECGCKECV